In Cotesia glomerata isolate CgM1 linkage group LG1, MPM_Cglom_v2.3, whole genome shotgun sequence, one genomic interval encodes:
- the LOC123274009 gene encoding uncharacterized protein LOC123274009, protein MSWFFGKKKNKESPTESTEEISSPSSQNDDYIIIEKQANPFALGPEGVSNIPSGSGGLYPTLGGDRGVNLPIVPPLPGARSSALADQNALGDTQAYLSVIPFELNKELDRDIELDRLRVDEIANFITRIMSQDYQYDFSVEKGVINEMDAATE, encoded by the coding sequence ATGTCGTGGTTTTTCGGAAAGAAAAAGAACAAAGAATCGCCAACAGAGTCAACGGAGGAGATATCATCACCGTCAAGTCAAAATGAcgattatataataattgaaaagcAGGCAAATCCATTTGCACTGGGTCCAGAAGGTGTTAGTAATATTCCATCAGGATCAGGAGGACTTTACCCGACCTTGGGTGGTGATCGTGGTGTGAACCTTCCAATCGTTCCTCCTCTACCTGGAGCAAGATCATCGGCTTTAGCTGATCAAAATGCACTAGGTGATACTCAAGCTTATTTAAGTGTGATTCCATTTGAATTGAATAAAGAGTTAGATAGAGACATTGAGTTAGATAGGCTTCGTGTTGACGAGAttgctaattttattacccGTATTATGAGTCAAGATTATCAGTATGATTTTAGCGTTGAGAAAGGTGTCATTAATGAAATGGACGCTGCAACAGAATGA